In Haloterrigena turkmenica DSM 5511, a single genomic region encodes these proteins:
- the guaB gene encoding IMP dehydrogenase: protein MANDIPEHEPYSAKLDVPEALTFDDVLLRPKESRVEPDDADLTSRVSKNVEVSVPILSAAMDTVTESGMAIAMARHGGLGVLHRNMNIDEMVEEIERVKSADELIIPLDEVVTADPEMTVREVDERMARQGVGGAPVVNTNGEVLGIISSTDIRPHLEVNEDDPVTEAMTDEVITAHEDIDARDAFDLMYEHKIERVPVVDDENLLVGLVTMQGILQRREYQEAVRDEDGRLRCGVAVSPFEQNRAEAADEAGADILFIDTAHAHNMNVVEGAREIKESVDADVVVGNIGTREAAEDLVDFADGLKVGIGPGSICTTRVVSGAGMPQITAVSQVADVASQNDVPVIADGGIRYSGDAIKAVAAGADAVMLGSYFAGTDEAPGRVVTMNGKKYKQYRGMGSVGAMKSGDSDRYLKDEPDEEDEYVPEGVEAATPYKGTLKSELHQLAGGMQSGMGYVGAETIPEFKQRSEFVRVSSAGQAESHAHDVVITDEAPNYSPDSE from the coding sequence ATGGCGAACGACATTCCTGAGCACGAGCCCTATTCTGCAAAACTGGACGTACCAGAGGCGCTGACGTTCGATGACGTACTCCTTCGGCCGAAGGAAAGCCGCGTCGAACCCGACGACGCCGACCTCACCTCGCGCGTCTCGAAGAACGTGGAGGTGTCGGTCCCGATCCTCTCGGCCGCGATGGACACCGTCACCGAGAGCGGCATGGCCATCGCGATGGCCCGCCACGGCGGTCTCGGCGTGCTCCACCGGAACATGAACATCGACGAGATGGTCGAGGAGATCGAGCGCGTCAAGAGCGCCGACGAACTCATCATCCCTCTCGACGAGGTCGTCACCGCCGATCCCGAGATGACGGTTCGGGAAGTCGACGAACGGATGGCCCGCCAGGGCGTCGGCGGCGCGCCGGTCGTCAACACTAACGGCGAAGTTCTAGGGATCATCTCGAGTACGGACATCCGGCCCCACCTCGAGGTCAACGAGGACGACCCCGTGACCGAAGCGATGACCGACGAGGTCATCACGGCCCACGAGGACATCGACGCCCGCGACGCGTTCGACCTGATGTACGAGCACAAGATCGAGCGCGTCCCGGTCGTCGACGACGAGAACCTCCTGGTCGGACTCGTCACGATGCAGGGCATCCTCCAGCGCCGCGAGTACCAGGAGGCCGTCCGCGACGAGGACGGTCGCCTCCGCTGCGGCGTCGCCGTCAGTCCGTTCGAGCAGAACCGAGCCGAGGCCGCCGACGAGGCTGGCGCGGACATCCTCTTCATCGACACCGCACACGCCCACAACATGAACGTCGTCGAGGGCGCTCGCGAAATCAAGGAGTCCGTCGATGCGGACGTCGTCGTCGGCAACATCGGCACTCGAGAGGCGGCCGAGGACCTCGTCGACTTCGCGGACGGACTCAAGGTCGGTATCGGCCCGGGCTCGATCTGTACGACCCGCGTCGTCTCCGGCGCCGGCATGCCCCAGATCACGGCGGTCTCCCAGGTAGCCGACGTCGCGAGCCAGAACGACGTCCCCGTGATCGCCGACGGCGGCATCCGGTACTCCGGCGACGCGATCAAGGCGGTCGCCGCCGGCGCGGACGCGGTCATGCTCGGTTCCTACTTCGCCGGCACCGACGAGGCGCCCGGCCGCGTGGTCACGATGAACGGCAAGAAGTACAAGCAGTACCGCGGCATGGGATCGGTCGGCGCGATGAAGTCCGGCGACAGCGACCGCTATCTGAAGGACGAACCCGACGAGGAAGACGAGTACGTCCCCGAGGGTGTCGAGGCCGCGACGCCGTACAAGGGCACGCTCAAGTCCGAACTCCACCAGCTCGCCGGCGGAATGCAGTCGGGCATGGGCTATGTCGGTGCGGAAACGATTCCCGAGTTCAAGCAGCGTAGCGAGTTCGTCCGCGTCTCCTCGGCCGGTCAGGCCGAGAGCCACGCCCACGACGTCGTCATCACCGACGAGGCACCCAACTACTCGCCCGACAGCGAGTAA